A genomic region of Arachis hypogaea cultivar Tifrunner chromosome 5, arahy.Tifrunner.gnm2.J5K5, whole genome shotgun sequence contains the following coding sequences:
- the LOC112803487 gene encoding uncharacterized protein, which yields MITETAIEEALQCRHVPDQMFVAQGLELPPLPDSPASDDQDHQEEVAEAPVQQHSPATTEPLEIHEELVPQTEPEPIVGRRKDQENEDASIITTPILEGSSNFITSSSSLNSSKRPRLIPNQLDVFHLERDSGMRPMIWKFSPNKRDEIRRAYIKVGPNQPILDNYTFSGDKSHRRFQASWFKLFPSWLEYSIEDDAIYCFPCFLFAKESSINMGSNTFIENSFRNWKKVNCGKECALLNHIGKGPNSFHHKALKSCDDLMKQSQHIDRLLHKQTSEEIEKNQVRLGASIDCIRWLTFQGCAYRGHDESQSSSNRGNFLEMLKFLGSYNERVKKNILENAPKNAKYTSNDVQKEILHILATKVRNSIREEIGDAKFCIIIGEARDESKKEQMAIVLRFVTLDDFVKERFFDLVHVTDTCATTLKKKLISVLSHYNLQVENIRDQGYDGASNMRGEWNGLQALFLKDSPQAYYVHCFAHRLQLALVAASREVLQIHEFFTQLNSIVTIVSAPSKRHDQLQEAPAIENANLVAQNELETGKCANQISTLQRVGDTRWSSHFNSICSLVKMFTATNIVLNNIIEDGTTYAQRGEAYGVSKILLSFEFVFTLHLMKEIMGITNVLCQALQQQSQDILNAMHIVSTSKLLLQQLRDGGWCNFLANVKDFCEKHEIEVPNMSAQYVFGRGRSRQPSVTDEHYYRIDVFLATIDSQIQELNSRFNEQTIELLTLSCALDPKDNFKSFNIEEISKLAEKFYLLDFPSNKLNILKSQLQHYQHDIPNHLKGIGTLSELCNKL from the exons GGGCGCAG aaaagatcaagagaatgaagatgcttCTATTATTACTACTCCAATACTTGAGGGGTCATCAAATTTCATTACTTCAAGTTCTTCATTGAATAGCTCAAAGCGTCCACGACTTATTCCAAATCAACTAGATGTTTTTCATTTGGAAAGAGATTCTGGAATGCGACCAATGATTTGGAAGTTTTCTCCAAATAAAAGAGATGAAATCCGTCGGGCTTATATTAAAGTTGGGCCAAATCAACCAATTCTTGATAATTATACATTTTCTGGTGATAAAAGTCATCGTCGCTTTCAAGCTTCATGGTTTAAATTGTTCCCATCTTGGTTAGAATATTCTATAGAAGATGATGCTATATATTGTTTTccatgctttctttttgctaaggaaTCTTCAATCAATATGGGTTCAAATACTTTTATTGAGAATAGTTtcaggaattggaagaaagtaaatTGTGGAAAAGAATGTGCTCTTTTGAATCACATTGGCAAAGGTCCTAACTCATTCCATCATAAGGCGCTGAAATCATGTGATGATTTGATGAAACAATCACAACATATTGACAGACTTCTTCATAAGCAAACATCAGAAGAGATTGAAAAGAATCAAGTTCGATTAGGAGCATCTATAGATTGCATTAGATGGTTGACATTTCAAGGTTGTGCATACAGAGGACATGATGAAAGCCAAAGTTCAAGCAACAGAGGTAACTTTTTGGAAATGTTGAAATTTTTGGGATCTTACAATGAAAGAGTGAAAAAGAATATTTTGGAAAATGCTCCAAAAAATGCTAAGTATACTTCAAATGATGTCCAAAAAGAAATTCTACATATTCTTGCTACTAAGGTGAGAAATTCAATTAGAGAAGAGATTGGAGATGccaaattttgtattattattggtgAAGCTAGAGATGAATCTAAAAAGGAGCAAATGGCCATTGTTTTGAGATTTGTTACTCTAGATGATTTTGTTAAAGAGAGATTCTTTGATCTTGTGCATGTCACTGATACTTGTGCAACAACTTTaaagaaaaaattgatttctgtccTTTCTCATTATAATCTTCAAGTTGAAAATATTAGGGATCAAGGGTATGATGGTGCTAGCAACATGCGGGGTGAGTGGAATGGTTTGCAAGCTTTGTTTCTTAAAGATTCTCCACAAGCATACTATGTGCATTGTTTTGCTCATAGGTTACAATTAGCATTGGTAGCAGCTTCAAGAGAGGtacttcaaattcatgaattttttactCAATTAAACTCTATTGTCACTATTGTTAGTGCTCCTTCAAAAAGACATGATCAATTACAAGAAGCTCCAGCAATTGAAAATGCAAACTTGGTTGCTCAAAATGAATTAGAAACAGGCAAATGTGCGAATCAAATAAGCACTTTACAAAGAGTTGGGGATACTCGATGGAGctctcactttaattctatttgcagTTTGGTAAAAATGTTTACTGCTACCAATATTGTTCTCAATAATATCATTGAAGACGGGACAACTTATGCACAAAGAGGTGAGGCTTATggtgttagtaaaatattattgtcatttgaatttgttttcacTTTGCACTTGATGAAAGAGATTATGGGAATCACTAATGTTCTTTGCCAAGCACTGCAACAACAATCTCAAGATATTCTTAATGCAATGCATATTGTTTCTACATCAAAGTTACTTCTTCAACAATTAAGAGATGGTGGATGGTGCAATTTTCTTGCTAATGTTAAAGATTTTTgtgaaaaacatgaaattgaagTCCCTAATATGAGTGCACAATATGtttttggaagaggtcgatctcgTCAACCAAGTGTGACAGATGAGCATTATTATCGAATAGATGTATTTTTGGCAACAATTGACTCTCAAATACAAGAGTTGAATAGTAGATTTAATGAGCAAACAATAGAGCTTTTGACTTTGAGTTGTGCTTTGGATCCTAAGGACAATTTCAAATCATTTAATATTGAAGAAATTAGCAAGTTAGCAGAGAAGTTTTATCTCCTTGACTTTCCTTCTAATAagctaaatattttgaaatctcaGTTGCAACATTATCAGCATGATATACCAAATCATTTGAAAGGCATTGGTACACTTTCTGAATTGTGCAACAAGTTGTAA